A genomic segment from Syntrophotalea acetylenivorans encodes:
- the def gene encoding peptide deformylase, with product MAILTIRHYPDPVLQQVAQPVTEIDETIKTLAQDMAETMYAAPGVGLAAPQVGISQRLIVLDCAPKGEPAQLITAVNPEIVSREGEQFEEEGCLSVPEYYCRIHRAQKVTVRFLDLQGQPQEMVSEGFQAVAFQHEIDHLDGLLFVDHLSSLKKGMFRKKYVKIMKQQEQQL from the coding sequence ATGGCAATTTTAACGATTCGACACTATCCCGACCCCGTGTTGCAGCAAGTGGCGCAACCGGTAACCGAAATCGACGAGACCATCAAGACTCTGGCTCAGGATATGGCAGAAACCATGTATGCCGCACCGGGAGTGGGTTTGGCTGCTCCCCAGGTCGGTATCAGCCAGCGTTTGATTGTGCTTGATTGCGCGCCTAAAGGGGAACCGGCACAATTGATCACCGCGGTCAATCCCGAGATTGTAAGCCGCGAAGGCGAGCAGTTTGAAGAAGAAGGCTGTCTTTCGGTTCCCGAGTATTATTGCCGTATCCATCGGGCTCAAAAGGTTACAGTACGCTTTCTCGATCTGCAGGGCCAACCGCAGGAAATGGTCAGCGAGGGCTTCCAGGCTGTTGCCTTTCAACACGAGATCGACCACCTTGACGGTCTGCTCTTTGTCGACCATCTCTCTTCCCTGAAGAAGGGGATGTTTCGTAAAAAATATGTCAAAATCATGAAACAACAGGAGCAGCAACTGTGA
- a CDS encoding zinc metalloprotease HtpX translates to MNIVRTAILMTVLTLLLVFAGGLLGGQSGALLALVFAGVMNLGSYWFSDKIVIRMYRGREVQHGTLFEVVRELCQRNSLPMPKVYTLPQATPNAFATGRNPQHAVVAATEGLERILSRDELMGVMAHELSHVRNRDILIGSIAATIAGAIGYLAHMAQWAALFGGLGGRDDEDGGPFGLILLMIFGPLAAMLVQMAISRSREYAADRGGAQLCGNPHSLANALRKLEDANRQRPMPRVNEATAHMFIVSPLRGGGLAALFSTHPPMAERVQRLENMTVL, encoded by the coding sequence ATGAATATAGTACGAACCGCTATCCTGATGACCGTTTTGACCCTGTTGCTGGTTTTTGCCGGCGGCCTGCTGGGAGGGCAGAGCGGTGCCCTGTTGGCGTTGGTTTTCGCCGGAGTAATGAACCTCGGCTCCTACTGGTTCTCCGATAAAATCGTGATTCGCATGTATCGTGGTCGCGAGGTGCAGCACGGTACCCTGTTTGAGGTGGTGAGGGAACTCTGCCAGCGCAACAGTCTGCCTATGCCGAAGGTATATACTCTGCCCCAGGCCACTCCCAATGCTTTTGCTACCGGCCGTAATCCGCAACATGCGGTGGTGGCCGCTACCGAAGGATTGGAGCGCATACTCAGCCGCGACGAATTGATGGGCGTCATGGCACATGAATTGAGCCATGTTCGCAACCGGGATATTCTGATCGGTTCCATCGCCGCCACGATCGCCGGGGCTATCGGTTATTTAGCTCATATGGCTCAGTGGGCCGCTCTGTTCGGCGGGCTGGGTGGCCGTGACGATGAGGACGGCGGTCCTTTCGGTCTGATCCTGCTGATGATTTTCGGACCTCTGGCCGCCATGTTGGTGCAGATGGCTATCTCCCGATCCCGGGAATACGCCGCAGACCGTGGTGGCGCTCAGTTGTGTGGCAATCCCCACAGTCTGGCCAACGCTCTGCGCAAGCTGGAAGACGCCAACCGGCAACGGCCCATGCCGCGGGTCAATGAGGCCACGGCCCATATGTTCATCGTCAGCCCGTTGCGTGGCGGTGGGTTGGCCGCTCTGTTTTCCACCCATCCGCCCATGGCGGAGCGAGTGCAGCGCCTGGAAAACATGACGGTCCTTTAA
- the sucD gene encoding succinate--CoA ligase subunit alpha — protein sequence MAILINQDSRIVVQGLGRAGLFHAQSCRDYGSSIVAGVTPGKGGACSDNIPVYDTVAEAVEHEAANVSMIFVPPPAAADAILEAAEAGIELAVCITEGIPVRDMVQVKQALQGCAMRLIGPNCPGVITPGQCKAGIMPGDIHRPGTVGVVSRSGTLTYEAVQQLSDAGLGQSTCVGIGGDPIIGSGFIDILKLFNDDPATESVFLIGEIGGSAEEEAANWIQRHMRKPVAAFIAGVTAPPGKRMGHAGAIVSGGKGRAVDKIATLRGCGVKVATSPARMAEALIEALKGF from the coding sequence ATGGCAATATTAATAAATCAGGATTCGCGGATTGTAGTTCAGGGCCTCGGTCGGGCCGGGCTGTTTCATGCCCAGTCCTGTCGGGACTACGGCAGTTCAATTGTTGCCGGTGTCACTCCCGGCAAGGGCGGGGCATGCAGCGATAATATTCCGGTTTACGATACCGTCGCTGAGGCTGTGGAGCATGAAGCGGCCAATGTCTCGATGATTTTCGTGCCTCCGCCGGCTGCAGCGGACGCCATTCTTGAGGCAGCGGAAGCAGGAATTGAGCTGGCGGTCTGTATCACCGAAGGCATTCCCGTTCGCGATATGGTGCAGGTCAAGCAGGCTCTACAGGGCTGCGCCATGCGCCTGATCGGCCCGAATTGTCCCGGCGTAATAACCCCCGGCCAGTGTAAGGCAGGCATCATGCCCGGTGATATCCATCGTCCGGGCACGGTGGGGGTGGTCTCCCGCAGCGGTACCCTGACCTACGAAGCGGTTCAGCAACTCAGCGATGCCGGCCTTGGGCAGTCGACCTGTGTCGGTATCGGCGGCGATCCTATTATTGGCAGTGGTTTTATCGATATCCTCAAGCTCTTTAACGACGATCCGGCTACCGAGTCGGTCTTTCTTATAGGCGAGATTGGCGGGTCTGCCGAAGAAGAAGCGGCAAACTGGATTCAACGCCACATGCGCAAGCCGGTGGCGGCTTTTATTGCCGGAGTTACCGCGCCGCCCGGTAAACGCATGGGACATGCAGGTGCCATCGTCAGCGGGGGCAAAGGCCGGGCGGTGGACAAGATCGCTACTCTGCGAGGCTGCGGGGTAAAGGTAGCAACCAGCCCGGCTCGCATGGCCGAAGCCTTGATTGAGGCACTAAAAGGCTTTTAA
- the fmt gene encoding methionyl-tRNA formyltransferase, translating into MGTPDFALHTLQGLLDFGVDLCAVYTQPDRPRGRGKKLAPPPVKELAVQHGIPVYQPLKLRDPAVVEEIKSLAPDLIVVVAYGQILPKSVLDIPRYGCINVHASLLPRYRGAAPINKAVVDGEQVTGVTTMLMDVGLDTGDMLVKRATEIGAEETAGELHDRLALLGREAMEETLQRLCEETLRPEPQDDALSCYAAMMKKEDGRIDWQKNALTIHNLVRGLTPWPGAYTTLQGETLKIGSTVPENGDDADPGTIVAAGPEGVRIACGDGTLLVRELQLPGKKRLSAADFLRGRALLPGTILGE; encoded by the coding sequence ATGGGCACGCCGGACTTCGCCCTGCACACGTTGCAAGGGCTTCTCGACTTCGGTGTGGATTTGTGCGCCGTCTATACCCAGCCTGATCGGCCACGGGGACGGGGCAAAAAGCTGGCACCGCCGCCGGTCAAAGAGCTTGCCGTACAGCACGGTATCCCCGTATATCAGCCTCTTAAACTGCGAGATCCGGCGGTGGTCGAGGAAATCAAGTCTTTGGCGCCCGATCTGATCGTAGTGGTTGCCTATGGGCAGATCCTGCCAAAAAGCGTGTTGGATATCCCCCGGTATGGCTGTATCAATGTTCATGCGTCATTACTGCCTCGCTATCGGGGCGCCGCTCCGATCAACAAGGCAGTGGTTGATGGCGAGCAGGTCACCGGGGTGACCACTATGCTGATGGATGTGGGTCTCGATACCGGCGATATGCTGGTCAAGCGGGCTACCGAAATTGGAGCAGAGGAAACCGCGGGAGAGCTTCACGATCGTTTGGCGTTGCTTGGTCGTGAAGCCATGGAAGAGACTCTGCAACGTCTCTGCGAAGAAACCCTTCGGCCCGAGCCTCAGGACGATGCATTGAGTTGCTATGCGGCGATGATGAAAAAAGAGGATGGCCGCATAGACTGGCAAAAAAATGCCTTGACCATTCATAACCTGGTCCGGGGTCTGACCCCATGGCCGGGAGCCTATACTACCCTGCAAGGGGAGACTCTCAAAATTGGCAGCACAGTGCCGGAAAATGGCGATGATGCTGACCCTGGTACGATCGTCGCGGCCGGTCCCGAAGGGGTGCGTATTGCCTGCGGAGACGGCACGCTTCTGGTGCGGGAACTGCAGCTTCCTGGCAAAAAGCGTCTTTCGGCGGCGGACTTTCTGCGGGGTCGAGCTTTGCTGCCAGGCACTATTCTGGGGGAATGA
- the rsmB gene encoding 16S rRNA (cytosine(967)-C(5))-methyltransferase RsmB, whose translation MKKNDPRKMAWEILARVEEGMFSDLALDAALSNASQLEDRDRALLTELVYGVLRYRGRLDFALSHCCSQPLRKVEPAVLRLLRLGCYQILLLDRIPVRAAVHETVELAKRLGLSRATGFVNGILRAVDRRRESIPWPDPRKAPLAHLQHVLSLPKWLAQTWLKEFGAAEALALAEAMLQVAPFTVRVNSLQQGREEFLAALTDAGYQAMATAYAPEGISIEGGGSRRLPGDDRGAYQLQDQASMLIAHLLAPQPGERLLDACAAPGGKTTHLAALADNRAEIMALDISAARLALVEQSALRLGTQGISCRAWDLTAAPDFLKNGSFDGILVDAPCSGLGTLRRNPESRWRRQPADLAVNAERQLAILSRAAPLLRTGGRLVYSLCTFTQEETEGVVQKFLAAYPEFERIDLRLQVPEAWRELFDEQGALRTWPHHHGGMDAFFAVGFRRKA comes from the coding sequence GTGAAAAAAAACGATCCCCGCAAAATGGCCTGGGAAATCCTGGCGCGGGTCGAGGAGGGCATGTTTTCCGATCTGGCGCTCGATGCGGCTCTGTCTAATGCATCGCAACTGGAAGATCGGGATCGTGCCCTGTTGACCGAACTGGTTTACGGGGTGTTGCGCTATCGTGGCCGCCTCGATTTTGCCCTGAGTCATTGTTGCAGCCAGCCGCTGCGAAAGGTTGAACCAGCGGTGTTGCGCCTGCTGCGTCTCGGCTGTTATCAAATACTGCTTTTAGACCGTATTCCGGTTCGGGCTGCGGTGCATGAAACGGTGGAGTTGGCCAAGCGCCTCGGTCTGAGTCGGGCCACCGGGTTTGTCAATGGTATCCTGCGCGCGGTCGATCGCCGGCGAGAAAGTATCCCCTGGCCGGATCCCCGGAAAGCCCCTCTTGCTCACCTGCAACATGTACTGTCTTTGCCCAAGTGGCTGGCCCAAACCTGGCTCAAAGAATTTGGCGCCGCCGAAGCTCTGGCGCTGGCCGAGGCTATGCTGCAAGTGGCCCCCTTTACTGTCCGGGTCAATAGCTTGCAGCAGGGTAGAGAGGAGTTCCTCGCCGCGTTGACCGACGCCGGTTATCAGGCAATGGCGACTGCCTATGCCCCTGAAGGAATCAGCATTGAAGGGGGCGGCTCGCGCCGCTTGCCCGGCGATGACCGGGGCGCGTATCAACTGCAGGATCAGGCCAGTATGCTGATCGCTCATCTATTGGCGCCTCAACCCGGCGAACGGTTGCTCGACGCCTGTGCTGCCCCAGGGGGCAAGACCACCCACCTCGCCGCCCTGGCGGATAACCGGGCCGAGATTATGGCTCTGGATATTTCCGCTGCCCGATTGGCCCTGGTGGAACAGAGCGCCCTACGTCTCGGAACACAGGGCATCAGCTGCCGCGCATGGGATCTGACCGCTGCTCCCGATTTTCTCAAAAACGGGAGCTTTGACGGGATACTGGTCGATGCTCCCTGCAGCGGTCTCGGTACTCTGCGTCGTAACCCGGAGAGCCGCTGGCGGCGGCAACCGGCCGACCTGGCGGTTAATGCCGAACGCCAGTTGGCTATTCTGAGTCGGGCAGCTCCTTTACTGCGCACCGGGGGTCGGCTGGTCTATTCCCTCTGTACTTTCACTCAGGAAGAGACCGAGGGCGTGGTGCAAAAGTTTCTTGCCGCCTATCCCGAATTTGAGCGCATCGACCTGCGCTTGCAGGTACCGGAGGCCTGGCGTGAGCTATTTGATGAGCAGGGCGCTCTGCGTACTTGGCCCCATCATCACGGCGGCATGGATGCCTTTTTCGCCGTCGGTTTTCGTCGAAAGGCCTGA
- a CDS encoding DUF116 domain-containing protein encodes MSEWTLEGRSCRPPWLFLCVLGIIGLLLVLVSWLAWWVPSVGFGNIHPALSRWFGILLGSIVLVVLLALGQLGLTLFSGRDLFFSVHLRGLAIRYLLPAVIFVGRCFGADRDALQRSFITVNNQLIRGRKLQVPASQAVILLPHCVQLHDCAVKVTGDIEKCLRCGKCDIGDLAELAQSRGVTIAVATGGTLARKILMETRPRFVLAVACERDLTAGIRDAYPLPVYGVFNRRPQGPCYNTEIDLAEVEAALDAHVLSDSVDH; translated from the coding sequence TTGAGTGAATGGACCTTAGAGGGCCGCTCCTGTCGGCCACCCTGGTTGTTCCTTTGCGTGCTCGGGATTATCGGCTTGTTGCTGGTTCTTGTGTCCTGGTTGGCCTGGTGGGTACCGAGCGTGGGCTTCGGAAATATCCATCCCGCATTATCGCGTTGGTTCGGTATTCTACTGGGTAGCATTGTGCTGGTGGTGTTGCTGGCGCTGGGGCAGCTCGGCCTGACTTTGTTCAGTGGCCGTGACCTGTTTTTTTCCGTTCATCTGCGGGGTCTGGCCATCCGCTACCTGCTGCCGGCGGTTATCTTTGTCGGCCGTTGTTTCGGCGCGGATCGCGACGCATTGCAGCGCTCCTTCATCACCGTCAACAATCAGTTGATCCGAGGCCGCAAACTACAAGTACCGGCCAGCCAGGCGGTCATTCTTCTGCCTCACTGTGTACAACTGCATGATTGTGCCGTAAAGGTTACCGGTGACATCGAAAAGTGTCTGCGGTGCGGCAAATGCGACATCGGAGACTTGGCTGAATTAGCACAAAGCCGTGGTGTGACCATTGCGGTTGCCACCGGTGGTACCCTGGCCCGGAAGATCTTGATGGAAACACGGCCCCGATTTGTGTTGGCGGTTGCCTGTGAAAGGGATTTGACCGCCGGTATCCGCGACGCCTATCCTTTGCCGGTATACGGCGTTTTCAACCGCCGTCCCCAAGGCCCCTGTTACAACACCGAGATCGATCTGGCCGAAGTCGAAGCAGCCCTCGACGCCCATGTTCTCTCCGATTCGGTCGATCACTGA
- a CDS encoding NUDIX hydrolase, whose product MLDPAAVKAALARHACRTIDPGVLRPAAVLLTFYPKDNSDTLLFTRRTEHLPDHAGEISFPGGRWQEGDADLTATALRETEEEMGVAPQDVTILGRLDDFVSVYGYHVTPFVGTLPTAYPFCVDHREIAEVIEVPLKKLCDPKIFHTENWRHKGRLYPVGFFSIGRHPIWGLTAAVLRQFLQRIEVIDW is encoded by the coding sequence ATGCTTGATCCGGCTGCTGTCAAAGCGGCTCTGGCCCGTCATGCCTGTCGAACCATCGATCCCGGTGTGTTACGGCCTGCAGCAGTGTTGCTCACCTTTTACCCTAAGGACAATAGTGATACCCTGCTCTTTACCCGGCGTACCGAGCACTTGCCTGATCATGCCGGAGAGATTTCCTTTCCCGGAGGTCGCTGGCAGGAGGGAGATGCCGATTTGACCGCCACCGCCCTGCGGGAGACCGAAGAGGAAATGGGTGTAGCGCCGCAGGACGTGACGATTCTGGGGCGGTTGGACGATTTTGTTTCCGTCTACGGCTATCACGTCACCCCCTTTGTCGGTACTTTGCCGACGGCTTATCCCTTTTGTGTCGACCATCGGGAGATCGCCGAGGTGATCGAAGTACCTTTGAAGAAACTCTGTGATCCGAAGATTTTTCACACCGAAAATTGGCGGCACAAGGGGCGGCTGTATCCGGTGGGGTTCTTTTCCATCGGCCGGCACCCGATCTGGGGCCTGACCGCGGCAGTCCTGCGTCAGTTTCTACAGCGTATCGAGGTGATCGACTGGTAA
- the sucC gene encoding ADP-forming succinate--CoA ligase subunit beta, with protein MNLHEYQAKELFRAYGVPVPRGSVAASAAEAQRLTEELGGTSVLKAQVYAGGRGKAGGVKLAKTSADAGELAVTMLGATLVTPQTGSDGLPVACLLVEEAVAIEREFYLSITLDRSVSRYCLIASAAGGVDIEETASSAPEQIHRQLIDPCLGLRSFQARRLAMALGLRGSICEAAVDLMLNLYRLFLEKDCSLLEVNPLVTTVDGQLLAMDAKLNLDDNALFRHSQEQALLDHSQLDPLEVQAGRFDIAYIKMSGRIGCLVNGAGLAMATLDVLQECGGEPANFLDVGGGASREKVAEAFRIILQDQEVQGVFVNIFGGIMRCDIVAQGIIDAAGATSCQLPIVVRMAGAQVDEGKALLADSGLNVTCVDGLGEGAARIVALLA; from the coding sequence ATGAATCTTCATGAATATCAGGCCAAGGAGTTGTTTCGGGCCTATGGAGTGCCGGTGCCACGGGGCAGTGTCGCTGCTTCTGCTGCGGAGGCGCAGCGCCTGACGGAGGAACTGGGTGGCACCAGTGTGCTGAAGGCCCAGGTTTATGCCGGAGGCCGCGGAAAAGCCGGTGGTGTGAAGCTAGCTAAAACTTCTGCAGATGCGGGCGAATTAGCTGTCACCATGCTTGGGGCCACCCTGGTCACCCCCCAGACCGGTTCCGATGGTTTGCCGGTCGCTTGTTTGCTTGTTGAAGAGGCTGTCGCCATTGAGCGGGAGTTTTATCTTTCCATTACTCTCGACCGTTCTGTCTCCCGTTACTGTCTCATTGCCTCGGCTGCCGGAGGAGTCGACATCGAGGAAACGGCCAGTAGTGCGCCGGAACAGATTCATCGGCAACTCATCGATCCTTGCCTCGGGCTGCGCTCATTTCAGGCGCGTCGCTTAGCCATGGCCCTCGGTTTGCGAGGTTCGATATGCGAGGCAGCCGTCGATTTGATGCTCAATCTCTATCGACTGTTCCTTGAGAAAGACTGCTCTCTGCTTGAGGTTAATCCCCTGGTAACGACAGTTGACGGTCAATTGTTGGCTATGGATGCTAAACTCAACCTGGATGACAATGCTCTGTTCCGTCATTCGCAAGAACAGGCTCTTCTCGACCACAGCCAACTCGATCCCCTTGAAGTGCAGGCCGGGCGTTTTGATATCGCCTATATCAAGATGAGCGGACGTATCGGTTGTCTGGTTAATGGCGCGGGTTTGGCCATGGCGACTCTGGATGTGCTGCAGGAGTGCGGAGGCGAGCCGGCGAATTTTCTCGATGTCGGTGGCGGCGCCAGTCGGGAAAAGGTCGCCGAGGCATTTCGTATCATTCTTCAGGACCAGGAGGTCCAAGGGGTGTTCGTCAATATCTTTGGCGGTATCATGCGCTGTGATATCGTGGCCCAAGGGATTATCGATGCTGCCGGTGCAACATCGTGCCAGCTGCCTATTGTGGTGCGCATGGCCGGTGCCCAGGTCGATGAGGGTAAAGCGCTGCTGGCGGATTCCGGTCTCAACGTGACTTGCGTCGATGGCCTGGGGGAAGGTGCGGCGCGTATTGTTGCGCTGCTCGCTTGA
- a CDS encoding PP0621 family protein gives MRFLQFLLLFWVFYALVKLLRGSTKRRSPKPEPEKTEAGEEMIQDPQCGTYVPRSLAVELVTDGRTYHFCSEKCRDAFRDSH, from the coding sequence ATGCGTTTTCTCCAATTTCTACTGTTGTTTTGGGTTTTTTACGCCCTGGTAAAGCTCCTTCGTGGTTCGACCAAGCGCCGCTCTCCGAAGCCGGAACCGGAAAAGACTGAGGCTGGCGAGGAGATGATTCAGGACCCTCAATGCGGTACCTATGTGCCGCGCAGTCTGGCTGTGGAGTTAGTAACCGATGGGCGAACCTACCATTTTTGCTCTGAAAAGTGCCGCGATGCGTTTCGGGATTCCCATTGA
- a CDS encoding bifunctional homocysteine S-methyltransferase/methylenetetrahydrofolate reductase translates to MAQNSRIKGRFLQRLEAGLIIGDGAMGTLLYNRGIPLGHSFEALNLSRPELVEAVHRDYAAAGAQLLESNTFAANRLALGPLGLDGQVAEINAAGVRLARLAAGVDGLVAGAVGPLPSAKGQAAELPLAEQRALFSEQMTALAEAGADLFVLETFAGIEELELALQVAEELGLPAVAQMAFFEEGRTRHGLSAEEVARRLSAAGAAVIGANCGSGPRELLSVLQRMSTVTDRPLSGFANSGLPQYVNGRYIYLATPEYFADMGREMVAAGACLVGGCCGTTPEHIQALAKSLEEVRPVERSVPVIKVTEPSAVVEPVPTQRTFLDDWGHRPVVTVELGPPKGLDCRKVLQGAETLAKAGADAISLTENPLARIRMGNIALASQIQQQAGIEVIIHITGRDRNLIGLHSELMGAHLLGIRNVLAITGDPVAVGGEAGASSVFDLNSVGILELLRSLNTGTTLLGADLGGTTRMLAGAAFNPNVANMSGQIRRMEKKVAAGARFIETQPVYSPEVMLEMLERLAPLNIPVLVGLMPLVSERNAEFLHNEVPGISLPDEVRQRMRGTSGSSGVEAGMAIARELIDAGRQTVGGFTLMPPFGKVELAVELLRYIRG, encoded by the coding sequence ATGGCGCAGAACAGCAGAATAAAAGGTCGTTTTTTGCAACGTCTGGAAGCCGGTCTGATCATCGGTGACGGCGCCATGGGTACGTTGCTCTATAACCGCGGAATACCACTGGGCCACAGCTTCGAAGCACTCAACTTGAGTCGCCCGGAGCTGGTGGAAGCGGTGCATCGCGATTATGCGGCGGCCGGAGCGCAGCTCCTGGAAAGCAATACCTTTGCCGCCAATCGCCTTGCTCTCGGTCCCCTGGGTCTCGATGGGCAAGTCGCGGAAATCAATGCCGCGGGAGTTCGTTTGGCTCGGCTGGCCGCCGGTGTTGATGGATTGGTGGCCGGTGCGGTAGGCCCTTTACCCTCTGCCAAGGGCCAAGCCGCAGAACTGCCCCTTGCCGAACAGCGGGCCCTGTTCAGTGAACAGATGACCGCTCTGGCTGAAGCCGGTGCTGATCTCTTTGTCCTGGAAACATTTGCGGGAATAGAGGAACTGGAGCTGGCACTGCAAGTGGCGGAAGAGCTCGGTCTGCCAGCAGTGGCGCAGATGGCTTTCTTTGAAGAGGGACGCACCCGTCACGGCTTGAGCGCCGAAGAGGTTGCCCGCCGATTGAGCGCGGCCGGTGCGGCGGTGATCGGTGCCAACTGTGGTTCCGGGCCGCGAGAGTTGCTGAGCGTTCTGCAGCGCATGTCCACGGTGACCGACCGGCCTCTGTCCGGTTTCGCCAACTCCGGATTACCCCAGTATGTCAACGGCCGCTATATCTACCTGGCCACCCCCGAATATTTTGCCGACATGGGGCGCGAGATGGTTGCCGCCGGGGCTTGCCTGGTCGGCGGTTGTTGCGGCACCACCCCCGAGCATATCCAAGCCCTTGCCAAGAGCCTGGAAGAAGTCCGGCCCGTAGAGCGATCTGTACCTGTCATTAAGGTGACCGAGCCGTCTGCTGTCGTTGAACCGGTGCCTACCCAGAGAACCTTTCTCGATGACTGGGGTCACCGGCCCGTTGTCACCGTTGAACTCGGTCCCCCCAAGGGCCTTGATTGCCGCAAGGTGCTGCAGGGGGCCGAGACTTTGGCCAAGGCCGGCGCCGATGCCATCAGCTTGACAGAAAACCCCCTGGCGCGCATTCGCATGGGCAACATCGCTCTGGCCAGCCAAATCCAGCAACAGGCCGGAATCGAGGTGATTATTCATATCACCGGTCGAGACCGTAACCTGATCGGTCTCCATTCGGAGCTGATGGGAGCCCATTTGCTCGGTATCCGCAACGTGCTGGCCATTACCGGAGATCCGGTGGCGGTTGGTGGCGAGGCGGGGGCGAGCAGCGTCTTCGACCTCAATTCCGTCGGCATTCTGGAACTTCTCCGTTCCCTGAATACGGGGACTACCCTGCTCGGTGCGGATCTTGGCGGTACTACCCGGATGCTGGCCGGTGCGGCGTTCAATCCCAATGTGGCCAATATGAGCGGGCAGATTCGCAGAATGGAGAAGAAGGTAGCGGCGGGTGCGCGGTTTATCGAGACCCAACCGGTCTATTCGCCGGAAGTGATGCTGGAGATGCTGGAACGATTGGCGCCGCTGAACATTCCGGTGCTGGTCGGTTTAATGCCCCTGGTCAGCGAGCGCAACGCCGAGTTTTTGCATAACGAGGTTCCAGGTATCTCGCTGCCCGATGAGGTGCGGCAGCGCATGCGCGGCACCAGCGGCTCCTCCGGGGTAGAAGCCGGTATGGCCATCGCGCGGGAACTGATCGATGCCGGCCGGCAGACCGTTGGCGGCTTTACCCTGATGCCGCCCTTCGGCAAGGTGGAACTGGCCGTGGAACTGCTGCGCTACATTCGCGGCTAG
- the rpe gene encoding ribulose-phosphate 3-epimerase translates to MIKIAPSILSADFARLGDEIRAIEAGGADYVHIDVMDGHFVPNITIGPLVVDAVRKVTDMPLDVHLMIENPDQYIPDFANAGADIITVHYEAVPHLHRTVQLIHGLGKKAGVSLNPATPVSSLEVILDELDLVLLMSVNPGFGGQNFIPSCLSKIEALRNEIERRGLNIELEIDGGVKPANIAAIAGAGADVFVAGSAVFGTPDYQATIAELRRLAETT, encoded by the coding sequence ATGATCAAGATCGCCCCATCCATCCTGTCCGCTGATTTTGCCCGCCTGGGCGATGAGATCCGCGCCATAGAAGCCGGTGGCGCCGACTACGTCCATATCGATGTCATGGACGGCCATTTTGTGCCCAACATTACTATCGGCCCGCTGGTGGTGGATGCGGTTCGCAAGGTTACCGACATGCCTCTCGACGTCCACCTGATGATTGAAAATCCCGATCAGTATATTCCGGACTTTGCCAACGCCGGGGCCGATATCATCACCGTTCATTATGAAGCGGTGCCGCACCTGCATCGTACCGTCCAGTTGATTCACGGTCTGGGCAAGAAGGCTGGCGTTTCCCTCAATCCGGCCACTCCGGTTTCGAGCCTCGAGGTTATTCTCGACGAGCTCGACCTGGTACTGCTGATGAGTGTCAATCCGGGATTTGGCGGTCAGAACTTCATCCCTTCCTGCCTGTCCAAGATCGAAGCTCTGCGCAACGAGATAGAGCGCCGCGGCCTGAATATCGAGCTTGAAATCGACGGCGGCGTCAAGCCCGCCAATATTGCTGCCATTGCTGGCGCCGGCGCCGATGTTTTCGTGGCGGGTAGCGCGGTATTCGGCACCCCCGATTATCAAGCGACCATTGCTGAGTTGCGCCGGCTGGCCGAGACAACCTGA
- the fsa gene encoding fructose-6-phosphate aldolase, translating to MKFFIDTADVDEIRTAHEMGLVDGVTTNPSLVAKSGRDFKEVITEITTIVDGPISAEVVALDAPGMIDEARELVKIHPNIVVKVPMTAEGLKATRTLADEGVNINVTLVFSPIQALLAAKAGAAYISPFVGRLDDVGHDGMEGIEQIRTILDNYGFASEIIVASVRSPLHVLNAGLIGADICTIPFGVLQQLVKHPLTDVGIERFLADWEKVPK from the coding sequence ATGAAATTCTTTATCGATACTGCTGATGTAGATGAAATTCGCACTGCCCATGAAATGGGCCTGGTTGACGGAGTAACCACCAACCCATCACTGGTTGCCAAAAGCGGTCGGGACTTTAAAGAGGTCATCACCGAAATTACTACTATTGTTGATGGTCCCATTTCCGCTGAAGTGGTGGCTCTCGATGCGCCGGGCATGATCGATGAAGCGCGGGAGCTGGTCAAGATTCATCCCAATATTGTGGTTAAAGTTCCGATGACCGCCGAGGGCCTGAAGGCTACTCGCACTCTGGCAGACGAGGGCGTCAACATTAACGTAACATTGGTCTTTTCGCCGATTCAGGCCCTGCTGGCCGCCAAGGCGGGAGCAGCCTATATCTCTCCTTTCGTCGGTCGTCTTGACGATGTCGGTCATGATGGAATGGAAGGGATCGAGCAGATCCGCACCATCCTCGACAATTACGGTTTCGCTTCGGAGATTATCGTTGCTTCAGTGCGCAGTCCGTTGCATGTTCTTAATGCCGGCCTGATAGGCGCCGATATTTGCACCATCCCCTTTGGAGTCCTGCAGCAACTGGTCAAACATCCCCTGACCGATGTCGGTATAGAGCGTTTTCTCGCCGATTGGGAAAAAGTCCCCAAGTGA